One segment of Toxotes jaculatrix isolate fToxJac2 chromosome 8, fToxJac2.pri, whole genome shotgun sequence DNA contains the following:
- the phc1 gene encoding polyhomeotic-like protein 1 produces the protein MDAGEDQNTGNTNGTPQTSGNSRAPQIAHMSLYERQAVQALQALQRQPNAAQYFQQLMLQQQINSAQLHNLAAVQQATLAASRQSNTPSNSMSQAPTTVNLSTTSAGGTMTNPRPHGPATSATTPALNQSVLLGGNSAGQGQMYLRVNRSLRAPLASQLIFMPGGTATATVATVAQTQPQQQQQQQQHQHEVAPSTASAQSDNDQVQNLALHCASTPRVVAVKSELPERKDAASFPLGQQQQTFPQTAQQQQVQPQQLQQMAKPNFTQQSTANTMTVKTGNQATMTVTPAASVAPSSTSSPALPLSQLLLSPSAAPVILVPTSNVPTSTQGYPIGSVAPKANVNTQTLVVQPLQQASTIADKGPVPIQPKTAQGHRLPVQLPPRHPPPILPAPPSNTQATTVGHNPPHIPVHFVGARQGLAGNAQAVALAQARTSTAQESTPAGNINAVSNNSAVTKPAIGSLKRKSDCDAPNEMATESSDSAPMKDSAPPLSPAPTKDSAPPVAAAFSSPPTLSLPLPLSRVGHGDKDRAPVPQAVVKPQVLTHLIEGFVIQEGAEPFPVAGLLKDRDFALVGRSENGPPLLKCEYCGSLAPASQFRGSKRFCSNTCAKRYNVSCSQHFKTSRGRSAAGLASPPAPSESAARRRGPARRNSSNTACNKISSRHPPVKCHSESSRSDDVSSDGEGEDDSPSLSPSSSHSCSRADHSAPQSDSSAPGSIPQEGANFLSATPAQWSVEEVFRFISSLQGCEELAAQFLSQEIDGQALLLLREDHLISTMNIKLGPALKICASINSLRE, from the exons ATGGATGCAGGTGAAGACCAAAACACAGGCAACACCAATGGAACTCCTCAGACAAGTGGGAACTCCCGTGCGCCCCAGATAGCCCACATGTCTCTATATGAGAGACAGGCTGTACAG GCTCTCCAAGCGCTTCAACGACAACCAAATGCAGCTCAGTACTTCCAGCAGctcatgctgcagcagcagatcaaTAGTGCCCAACTCCATAACTTGGCCGCTGTGCAACAG GCCACCCTTGCAGCAAGTCGACAGTCCAACACCCCAAGTAACAGCATGTCCCAAGCGCCCACCACT GTCAACCTAAGCACTACGTCTGCAGGCGGGACAATGACTAATCCCCGTCCCCACGGCCCAGCCACCTCTGCAACGACTCCAGCTCTCAACCAGTCTGTGTTGCTGGGTGGAAACTCGGCAGGACAGGGACAGATGTATCTTAGG GTCAACCGCTCTCTCAGGGCTCCCCTTGCTTCTCAGCTCATCTTTATGCCTGGTGGTACAGCAACAGCTACTGTAGCAACCGTTGCCCAGacacagcctcagcagcagcagcagcaacaacagcatcagcatGAAGTTGCTCCTTCCACTGCCAGTGCCCAGTCTGACAATGATCAG GTGCAGAACCTGGCCCTTCACTGCGCTTCCACTCCCAGAGTAGTTGCTGTCAAGTCTGAACTTCCAGAGAGGAAAGATGCTGCCAGCTTTCCTCTcggtcagcagcagcagactttCCCCCAGAcggctcagcagcagcaagtaCAACCACAACAGCTACAACAAATGGCCAAACCCAACTTTACTCAGCAGTCCACTGCCAACACTATGACTGTAAAAACTGGAAACCAGGCTACAATGACTGTTACTCCTGCTGCTTCTGTagctccctcctccacctcctctccagcactccctctctcccagctCCTCTTGTCCCCCTCTGCTGCCCCTGTGATCTTGGTGCCAACCTCAAATGTTCCTACCTCTACCCAGGGCTACCCCATCGGCTCAGTGGCCCCAAAAGCCAACGTTAACACACAGACTCTTGTGGTGCAGCCGCTACAACAGGCCAGCACTATTGCAGACAAAGGCCCTGTGCCTATCCAGCCTAAGACAGCTCAGGGACACCGCTTACCTGTGCAGCTGCCTCCTAGACACCCACCTCCCATTCTCCCAGCGCCACCTAGCAACACCCAGGCCACCACTGTGGGACACAACCCTCCCCACATCCCTGTGCATTTTGTGGGAGCCAGGCAGGGCTTGGCAGGCAATGCACAGGCTGTGGCCTTGGCACAGGCACGAACCAGCACAGCCCAGGAAAGCACACCTGCTGGGAATATTAATGCAGTCTCCAACAACAGTGCTGTG ACAAAGCCTGCCATTGGCTCTCTGAAGAGAAAATCTGACTGTGATGCACCGAACGAGATGGCGACAGAATCTTCAGACTCTGCACCAATGAAAGATTCTGCTCCTCCCTTGTCTCCTGCCCCTACAAAGGACTCAG CGCCTCCTGTGGCTGCTGCGTTCTCATCTCCTCCCACCCTGTCCTTACCTCTGCCCTTGTCAAGAGTTGGGCATGGGGACAAAGACAGAGCACCTGTTCCCCAGGCAGTGGTCAAACCTCAAGTTCTCACCCACCTCATAGAAGGCTTTGTTATCCAGGAGGGAGCTGAACCCTTCCCT GTTGCTGGACTCCTCAAAGACAGAGATTTTGCTCTGGTTGGCCGCTCAGAAAACGGACCTCCAT tGTTGAAATGTGAATACTGTGGAAGCCTCGCTCCAGCCAGCCAGTTCAGAGGATCAAAGAGGTTCTGTTCAAATACTTGTGCTAAGAG GTATAATGTAAGTTGCAGCCAACACTTCAAGACAAGCAGGGGGAGAAGTGCTGCAGGCTTGGCGTCACCTCCGGCACCCTCTGAGAGTGCTGCTAGGCGCAGGGGCCCCGCTCGCAGGAACAGTTCTAATACCGCTTGTAATAAAATATCAAGCAGGCATCCGCCTGTCAAG TGTCACTCTGAGTCCAGTCGCTCAGATGATGTGTCCAGcgatggagaaggagaggatgaTTCTCCTTCACTTTCCCCGAGTTCTTCACACTCCTGCTCTAGAGCTGACCACAGCGCTCCTCAGTCTGACAGCTCAGCCCCTGGTAGCATCCCACAGGAGGGCGCTAATTTTCTCTCAGCAACTCCTGCTCAGTGGAGCGTTGAGGAAGTCTTCAGGTTCATCTCTTCACTTCAAG GCTGTGAAGAGCTGGCGGCCCAGTTTCTGTCACAGGAAATAGACGGGCAGGCTCTCCTGCTTCTGCGAGAGGACCATCTCATCTCCACCATGAATATCAAGCTGGGTCCTGCTCTCAAGATCTGTGCCTCCATCAACAGCCTGCGTGAGTGA
- the m6pr gene encoding cation-dependent mannose-6-phosphate receptor, which produces MKVLMCPSGRLFLVWTLAVQLVLCGSGVYGSDDIKNCKLFFDSPSEKKALSRLEPLTHKNFTAQTKNKEESYTYYFQLCGDAGGVPGAGVIQVDSKETGKKPTVIGMYNATQVIGGSDWVMLIYRNGDPYDAHCSKEMRKAIVMISCNRNTDMGKLQVVLEDRNREHDCFYLFELDSSAVCPALQSKLSTGSILLIIGVCLLAVYLIGGFLYQRLIVGAKGMEQLPNYAFWVEVGNLSADGCDFVCRSRNREESPAYRGVAQESVEDEPEERDDHLLPM; this is translated from the exons ATGAAG GTGCTCATGTGTCCCAGTGGAAGGCTTTTCCTGGTCTGGACTCTGGCGGTTCAGCTGGTCCTGTGTGGGAGTGGGGTGTACGGCTCTGACGACAtcaaaaactgtaaactgttcTTTGACTCTccctctgaaaaaaaagccctcaGTCGACTAGAGCCCCTCACCCATAAGAA CTTTACAGCACAGACCAAGAATAAAGAAGAGAGTTACACGTACTACTTCCAGTTGTGTGGGGATGCAGGGGGTGTTCCAGGAGCTGGGGTTATTCAAGTGGACAGCAAGGAAACAGGGAAGAAACCAACTGTGATTGGCATGTATAATGCAACACAAGTCATTGGAGGAA GTGACTGGGTGATGTTGATCTACAGAAATGGCGACCCATATGATGCCCACTGTTCCAAGGAAATGAGGAAAGCCATTGTTATGATCTCTTGCAACAGGAATACAGACATG GGCAAGCTGCAGGTGGTTCTGGAGGACAGGAATAGGGAGCATGACTGTTTCTACCTGTTTGAACTGGACTCCAGTGCGGTGTGCCCAGCTCTTCAGTCCAAGCTCAGCACTGGCTCCATATTACTCATCAT TGGGGTCTGTCTTCTGGCTGTTTACCTCATTGGAGGTTTCCTCTACCAGCGGCTGATTGTTGGAGCCAAAGGGATGGAACAGCTCCCCAATTATGCCTTCTGGGTGGAAGTTGGCAACCTTTCAGCA GATGGGTGTGACTTTGTGTGCCGATCACGAAATCGTGAGGAATCCCCAGCTTACAGAGGAGTGGCTCAAGAATCTGTAGAGGACGAGCCAGAAGAGAGAGATGACCACTTACTACCTATGTGA